One Methylosarcina fibrata AML-C10 DNA segment encodes these proteins:
- a CDS encoding efflux RND transporter periplasmic adaptor subunit yields MNIYRGGSEFVDSENSCMESFVSTIPHQVIFRKRPLPRARLAGLAAIALAAVSGCRSGDAPGNQPPQGPPPTVKTAQPISRDVTEWDEYTGRIEAVESVDIRARVGGYLDKVNFKDGETVKKGDLLFVIDPRPFKAQLDYAAAELERVRSRKELAANDMARAERLFRVKAISKEEYDARQKGLREASSVVESASANVVTARLNLEFTQVRAPIDGRIGRELITPGNLVKSDETLLTTIVSTDPVYVYVDADERAVLKYRRLRQQQGRPDAGVEGTPVELALADESDFPHRGVLDYIAPREDTSTGTVTLRGVFPNDNELLSPGFFARLRVRAGAPYPALLLPDRAIGTDQAQRFIWVMNQKNQVEYRKIELGAHIGQTRVIKKGLDAGEWVVVEGLQKLRPGIQVNPERISLAESQQEP; encoded by the coding sequence ATGAACATTTACAGAGGCGGTTCCGAGTTTGTTGATTCCGAAAATTCCTGCATGGAATCCTTCGTTTCGACTATCCCCCATCAGGTCATCTTCCGAAAACGGCCGCTGCCCAGGGCACGGCTGGCAGGTCTGGCCGCGATTGCTCTGGCCGCCGTCAGCGGCTGCCGAAGCGGCGATGCTCCCGGCAATCAACCGCCGCAAGGACCGCCGCCCACGGTAAAAACAGCCCAGCCGATAAGCCGTGACGTGACCGAGTGGGATGAATACACCGGCCGCATCGAAGCGGTGGAATCGGTCGATATCCGCGCCCGGGTCGGCGGCTATCTGGACAAAGTCAACTTCAAGGACGGAGAGACCGTCAAAAAAGGCGACCTGCTGTTCGTGATCGATCCCCGCCCGTTCAAGGCGCAACTGGACTATGCGGCGGCGGAACTGGAGCGGGTCCGGTCCCGGAAGGAACTGGCCGCCAACGACATGGCGCGGGCCGAACGATTGTTCCGGGTCAAGGCGATTTCCAAAGAAGAGTACGATGCCCGGCAGAAAGGGCTGCGCGAAGCTTCCTCGGTGGTCGAATCGGCTTCGGCCAACGTCGTAACCGCCCGGCTGAATCTGGAATTCACCCAGGTGCGGGCCCCGATTGACGGACGCATCGGCAGGGAATTGATTACGCCCGGCAACCTGGTCAAAAGCGACGAGACGCTGCTGACCACGATCGTCTCCACCGATCCGGTCTATGTCTACGTCGATGCGGACGAACGCGCGGTGTTGAAATACCGTCGGTTAAGACAGCAGCAAGGCCGGCCCGATGCCGGCGTCGAAGGCACCCCGGTCGAGCTGGCGCTGGCCGATGAAAGCGACTTCCCGCATCGGGGCGTGCTCGATTACATCGCGCCGCGCGAGGATACTTCCACCGGTACGGTGACCCTGCGCGGCGTCTTCCCCAACGACAACGAATTGTTGAGTCCCGGTTTTTTTGCCCGCCTGAGAGTCCGCGCCGGCGCGCCTTATCCTGCGCTGCTGCTTCCGGACCGGGCGATCGGGACCGATCAGGCGCAGCGCTTCATCTGGGTAATGAATCAAAAAAACCAGGTGGAATACCGCAAAATCGAACTGGGCGCCCATATCGGTCAGACCCGCGTAATCAAAAAAGGCCTCGACGCCGGGGAATGGGTGGTCGTCGAAGGCTTGCAGAAACTCAGACCCGGCATTCAGGTCAATCCCGAGCGGATTTCGCTTGCCGAATCTCAACAGGAACCGTAG
- a CDS encoding efflux RND transporter permease subunit: MDRFTHFFIDRPIFASVLSILILLVGGLALLALPIAQYPEIAPPTVVISTTYPGANAQVVAETVATPIEQEVNGVEDMLYLSSQSTNSGSMSLTVTFKPGTNLDKAQVLVQNRVALAEPKLPEEVRRQGISVKKRSPDLSLVVNLISPDKRYDSVYLSNYALLQIKDILARLPGVGEILVFGARDYSMRLWLNPEQVAARNLTASDVVNAIREQNIQVAAGIVGQQPAKKSPDFQYTVSTLGRLMEADQFADIVIKKGEDGRITRLKDVARIELGAKDYNSGLVLDGEPTVGLALFQLPGSNALDTKKAVVEAMEKLKTRFPEGLEYNLVYDTVVFVQESIDAVVKTLFEALLLVVIVVVVFLQNWRATIIPLLAVPVSLIGTFAVMAALGLSLNTLSLFGLVLAIGIVVDDAIVVVENVERHIASGLKAREATRKAMSEVVGPIIATALVLVAVFVPTAFITGVSGAFYKQFALTIAVSTIISAFNSLTLSPALCALLLDRAHGDKDRLTRVIDGLFGWFFKSFNRFFDWFGAGYARLVGRLIRITAVVLVLYLGLNALNFVAFEKVPTGFIPQQDQGYLILYAQLPDAASLARTQDVVQKATRIVLDTEGVKHLNAYAGFSILSGSSQSNVATMFARLDDFDERAGHPELHADAVVKNLQQRLASVEDAYIAVFAPPPIRGMSSVGGFKLQIQDRTNAGIEALQQVNNEMIAEGNRQPGLAGLFTTFRAGVPQLFLDVDRTRAKSMDVPLKEIFDTLQIYLGSLYVNDFNAFGRIYQVVAQADSEFRMKPSDIVELKTRNLQGGMVPLGSLVDVKPIVGPDKITRYNMYPAAEINGSTLPGVSSGQAIEIMDKVLNDKLPPGFGFEWTELSLQQVLAGNVAMLVFPLSVIFVFLALAAQYESWSLPFAVILIVPMCILSSMAGVWLRDMDNNIFTQVGFIVLVGLASKNAILIVEFAKRRQEEGLDRFDAAVEAAGIRLRPILMTSFAFIMGVFPLVVAEGAGSEARRILGTAVFSGMAGVTLFGLLLTPVFYVTVQGLAHRIASSRLKTGQAPAAPTSSSSES; this comes from the coding sequence ATGGATCGATTCACTCATTTCTTCATCGATCGGCCGATCTTCGCATCGGTCCTGTCCATCCTGATCCTGTTGGTCGGAGGACTGGCGCTGCTCGCGCTGCCTATCGCCCAGTATCCGGAAATCGCACCGCCCACCGTGGTCATCAGCACCACTTATCCCGGCGCCAACGCCCAGGTGGTCGCGGAAACGGTGGCCACGCCGATCGAACAGGAAGTCAACGGCGTCGAAGACATGCTGTATCTGTCTTCGCAATCCACCAACAGCGGCAGCATGTCGCTGACGGTCACCTTCAAGCCGGGCACGAATCTCGATAAAGCCCAGGTGCTGGTGCAGAACCGCGTGGCTCTGGCCGAGCCCAAACTGCCGGAAGAAGTCCGCCGGCAGGGCATCAGCGTCAAAAAGCGCAGCCCGGACCTGAGTCTGGTGGTCAACCTGATCTCGCCCGACAAGCGCTACGACAGCGTTTATCTCAGCAATTACGCCTTGCTGCAGATCAAGGATATTCTGGCGCGACTGCCCGGCGTCGGCGAAATTCTGGTGTTCGGCGCCCGGGATTACAGCATGCGCCTGTGGCTTAATCCCGAGCAAGTGGCGGCGCGCAACCTGACCGCGAGCGACGTGGTCAACGCGATTCGGGAGCAGAACATTCAGGTCGCGGCCGGTATCGTAGGGCAGCAACCGGCGAAAAAGAGCCCGGACTTTCAATATACGGTCAGTACGCTGGGGCGGCTGATGGAAGCCGATCAGTTCGCCGACATCGTGATCAAAAAAGGCGAGGACGGCCGGATCACCCGCCTTAAGGACGTGGCGCGCATCGAACTCGGCGCCAAGGATTACAACTCCGGACTGGTGCTGGACGGCGAACCGACCGTCGGGCTCGCCCTTTTCCAGTTGCCAGGCTCCAACGCGCTGGACACCAAAAAGGCCGTCGTCGAAGCAATGGAAAAACTGAAAACCCGGTTTCCGGAAGGGCTCGAATACAACCTGGTCTACGATACCGTAGTGTTCGTGCAAGAATCCATCGATGCGGTGGTCAAAACGCTGTTCGAAGCCCTGTTGCTGGTCGTGATCGTGGTCGTGGTGTTTCTGCAGAACTGGCGCGCGACGATCATTCCCCTGCTGGCCGTACCGGTTTCCCTGATCGGCACCTTCGCGGTGATGGCCGCGCTGGGCCTGTCCTTGAATACCTTGTCCCTGTTCGGTCTGGTGCTGGCGATCGGCATTGTCGTCGACGACGCCATCGTCGTCGTCGAAAACGTCGAGCGCCATATCGCATCGGGCCTGAAAGCCAGGGAAGCCACGCGCAAGGCGATGTCCGAAGTCGTCGGCCCGATTATCGCGACGGCGCTGGTCCTGGTGGCCGTGTTCGTGCCCACCGCCTTCATCACCGGCGTCTCCGGTGCATTCTACAAGCAGTTTGCGCTCACGATCGCGGTTTCGACGATCATTTCGGCGTTCAACTCGCTGACGCTGAGCCCGGCCTTGTGCGCCTTGCTGCTGGATCGGGCGCACGGCGACAAGGACCGGCTGACGCGCGTCATCGACGGTTTGTTCGGCTGGTTCTTCAAGAGCTTCAACCGGTTTTTCGACTGGTTCGGCGCCGGCTACGCGCGCCTGGTCGGCCGATTGATCCGCATCACCGCCGTCGTGCTGGTTCTTTATCTCGGACTCAACGCTCTCAACTTCGTGGCCTTCGAAAAAGTCCCCACCGGCTTCATTCCGCAACAAGACCAGGGCTATCTGATCCTGTACGCTCAGTTGCCGGACGCCGCTTCCCTGGCCCGCACTCAGGACGTCGTACAGAAGGCGACGCGCATCGTGCTGGACACCGAAGGCGTCAAGCACCTGAATGCCTACGCCGGCTTTTCGATCCTGAGCGGATCCAGCCAATCCAACGTCGCCACGATGTTTGCGAGGCTCGACGATTTCGATGAGCGCGCCGGGCATCCCGAGCTTCATGCCGATGCGGTGGTCAAAAATCTTCAGCAGCGCCTGGCTTCCGTCGAGGACGCCTACATCGCCGTGTTCGCACCGCCGCCGATCCGGGGCATGAGTTCGGTCGGAGGCTTCAAGCTGCAAATCCAGGATCGGACCAACGCCGGCATCGAAGCCCTTCAGCAAGTGAACAACGAGATGATCGCCGAAGGCAACCGGCAGCCCGGACTGGCGGGCTTGTTCACGACCTTCAGGGCCGGCGTGCCCCAGTTGTTTCTGGACGTAGACCGCACGCGCGCCAAATCGATGGACGTTCCCCTGAAAGAAATTTTCGACACCCTGCAGATTTATCTGGGCTCGCTGTACGTCAACGATTTCAACGCTTTCGGACGCATCTACCAGGTCGTCGCCCAGGCCGACTCCGAGTTCCGGATGAAGCCTTCGGACATCGTGGAACTGAAGACGCGCAATCTTCAGGGCGGCATGGTGCCGCTCGGATCGCTGGTCGACGTGAAACCGATCGTCGGGCCGGACAAAATTACCCGCTACAACATGTACCCGGCGGCCGAAATCAACGGCAGCACGCTGCCCGGCGTCAGTTCCGGCCAGGCCATCGAGATCATGGACAAAGTGCTGAACGACAAGCTTCCGCCGGGATTCGGCTTCGAATGGACCGAACTCAGCCTGCAGCAGGTACTGGCCGGCAACGTCGCGATGCTGGTTTTTCCGCTCAGCGTGATCTTCGTCTTTCTGGCACTCGCCGCCCAGTACGAGAGTTGGTCGCTGCCGTTCGCGGTGATCCTGATCGTGCCGATGTGTATCCTGTCCTCGATGGCCGGAGTCTGGCTGCGCGACATGGACAACAACATTTTCACCCAGGTGGGCTTTATTGTTCTGGTGGGCCTGGCCAGCAAGAACGCGATTTTAATCGTCGAATTCGCGAAACGCCGACAGGAAGAGGGACTTGACCGGTTCGACGCCGCGGTCGAGGCGGCTGGCATTCGGCTGCGTCCGATTCTGATGACTTCGTTCGCCTTCATCATGGGCGTATTTCCGCTGGTGGTCGCCGAAGGCGCGGGCTCCGAAGCGCGCCGAATCCTGGGTACCGCAGTATTCAGCGGCATGGCCGGAGTCACCTTGTTCGGGCTGTTGCTGACGCCGGTTTTCTACGTCACCGTGCAGGGCCTGGCGCACCGGATCGCATCGTCCAGGCTGAAAACCGGCCAGGCGCCGGCCGCTCCCACTTCTTCGAGCTCAGAATCATGA
- a CDS encoding efflux transporter outer membrane subunit, whose product MAFGRSLFILSWSSAIGLAGCAVGPDYKTPAAAPPPVFTNARHAEYSGQAAQKEWWKIFNDAELNALVDQALRHNYDLKSALANLREARALYLESGLNLAPIVTSHANYTDQKRSVGALNNRNFVPRGLKLYNVGFDAFWEVDFFGRVRRDIEASRDEVEAQEASLRDLGVSVIAEVARNYFELRGLQNQLAVAQKNAENQAQTLEITQARLDIGRGTELDTSRASAQLNTTRARIPLQEAAIKRAIHRLGVLTGQPPGTLTVKLSQPQPMPKLPETIAVGNPAELLRRRPDIRIAERTLAAATARIGVATADLFPRVTFVGTLSLEANTLSGLGAAGADAYSLGPRISWAALDLGRVYARIKAADASAEADLAQYEQTVLNALEETENTLVAYNRERNRRALLATAARDSEKAHHLAHLRFEEGIADFLTVLDSETRLLEDQSQLALSETETATALIAVYKALGGGWETMLSEKSPE is encoded by the coding sequence ATGGCTTTCGGGCGGAGTCTTTTCATCCTTTCCTGGTCGAGCGCGATCGGGTTGGCCGGCTGCGCCGTCGGCCCCGATTATAAAACGCCGGCAGCGGCCCCTCCGCCCGTTTTCACCAATGCCCGCCATGCCGAATATTCAGGGCAGGCCGCGCAAAAAGAATGGTGGAAAATCTTTAACGATGCCGAGCTGAATGCGCTGGTCGACCAGGCCCTCAGGCATAACTACGACCTTAAAAGCGCCCTTGCCAATCTGCGCGAGGCCCGGGCGCTGTATCTGGAATCCGGCTTGAACCTGGCGCCGATCGTTACGTCGCACGCCAACTATACCGACCAGAAACGCAGCGTCGGCGCGCTGAACAACCGGAATTTCGTGCCGAGAGGGCTGAAATTGTACAACGTCGGCTTCGACGCCTTCTGGGAAGTCGATTTTTTCGGCCGCGTACGCCGCGACATCGAAGCCAGCCGGGATGAAGTCGAGGCGCAGGAAGCCAGCCTGCGCGATCTCGGCGTCAGCGTGATCGCCGAAGTGGCCCGGAATTATTTCGAATTGCGAGGACTTCAAAACCAGCTCGCCGTTGCGCAAAAAAACGCCGAAAACCAGGCGCAGACGCTGGAAATTACCCAGGCCAGGCTCGACATCGGCCGCGGCACCGAACTGGACACGTCGAGAGCTTCAGCTCAGCTCAATACGACCCGGGCCAGAATTCCGCTGCAGGAAGCGGCGATTAAACGGGCGATCCACCGGCTCGGCGTACTCACCGGCCAGCCGCCCGGCACCCTGACCGTAAAACTGTCGCAGCCACAGCCCATGCCGAAGCTGCCGGAAACGATCGCCGTCGGCAACCCGGCCGAACTGTTGCGCCGCCGTCCCGACATCCGCATCGCCGAGCGCACGCTGGCGGCGGCGACCGCCCGCATCGGGGTGGCGACCGCCGACCTGTTTCCGCGCGTGACCTTCGTCGGCACCTTGTCGCTGGAAGCGAATACGCTTTCGGGCCTGGGCGCGGCCGGCGCCGACGCCTACTCCCTGGGCCCCAGAATCAGTTGGGCGGCGCTGGATCTCGGCCGGGTCTATGCCCGCATCAAAGCCGCCGATGCCAGTGCCGAAGCCGATCTGGCGCAATACGAACAAACCGTGCTGAATGCGCTGGAGGAAACCGAAAACACCCTGGTCGCCTATAACCGGGAGCGCAACCGGCGGGCGCTGCTCGCCACGGCGGCCCGGGACAGCGAAAAGGCCCACCATCTGGCCCATCTCCGGTTCGAGGAAGGCATTGCCGACTTTCTGACCGTGCTGGACAGCGAAACTCGGCTGCTGGAAGATCAGAGCCAGCTCGCTTTGAGCGAAACCGAAACGGCAACCGCGCTGATTGCCGTTTACAAGGCTCTGGGCGGAGGCTGGGAAACGATGCTTTCGGAGAAGAGCCCGGAATGA
- a CDS encoding YceI family protein, giving the protein MNNKISVAIIGCSLSFSAVAAEQYTVDPRHTFPSFEVSHLGFSIQRGRFNETAGKVTLDPENNAGRIDVEIATDSISTGLAELEKHLRSPDFLDAARYPKITFRSDKLTYKDGQLAAADGNLTMHGVTRPVRLTVDHFHCGLNLINLKNTCGANAVTVIKRSEFGVDKYVPAVSDEVKIEIQIEAIKD; this is encoded by the coding sequence ATGAACAATAAAATTTCAGTCGCCATCATCGGCTGCTCGCTCAGCTTTTCCGCTGTGGCCGCAGAGCAATACACGGTCGATCCCCGCCATACCTTTCCCAGTTTCGAGGTCAGCCATCTGGGCTTTTCCATTCAGCGCGGCCGCTTCAACGAAACCGCCGGCAAAGTGACGCTCGATCCCGAAAACAATGCCGGCCGCATCGACGTCGAGATCGCTACCGATTCGATCAGCACCGGACTCGCCGAACTGGAAAAACATCTGCGCAGTCCGGATTTTCTCGACGCGGCCCGCTATCCGAAAATCACATTCCGTTCGGACAAGCTGACTTATAAGGACGGGCAACTGGCCGCGGCCGACGGCAATCTGACAATGCACGGAGTCACCCGACCGGTCCGGCTGACGGTCGACCACTTCCATTGCGGATTGAACCTGATCAACCTGAAGAATACCTGCGGCGCCAACGCCGTGACGGTCATCAAGCGCTCGGAATTCGGCGTCGACAAATACGTGCCGGCCGTGTCCGACGAAGTCAAAATCGAAATTCAGATCGAAGCCATCAAAGACTGA
- the gstA gene encoding glutathione transferase GstA, producing the protein MKLYYSPGTCALSPHIVANELSLPLKLIKVDLKSKRTEDGEDFTQINPNGYVPVLVLEDGKQLTEGPAIVQYLADLKPEHRLAPPAGSFERYRLQQWLNFITSEIHKGFSPLFNPAFPNDAKQVVKNQLTARIGTAADHLAKQPYLLGEQFTVADAYLFVTLSWCPHVGIDLSQWPVLKSYYEKIAGRPAVRKAMQEQGLV; encoded by the coding sequence ATGAAGCTTTACTACAGTCCGGGCACGTGCGCCCTCTCGCCTCACATTGTAGCGAATGAGTTGTCCCTGCCGCTCAAACTGATAAAAGTCGATTTGAAAAGCAAGCGGACCGAAGACGGCGAGGATTTCACCCAAATCAACCCCAACGGCTACGTGCCGGTGCTGGTGCTCGAAGACGGCAAGCAACTGACCGAAGGGCCCGCCATCGTCCAGTATCTGGCCGACCTCAAGCCGGAGCATCGTCTGGCCCCGCCGGCCGGATCGTTCGAGCGTTACCGGCTCCAGCAGTGGCTGAATTTTATTACCTCGGAAATTCACAAAGGCTTCTCGCCGCTGTTCAATCCCGCCTTTCCGAACGATGCCAAACAGGTGGTGAAAAACCAGCTCACCGCGAGGATCGGCACGGCAGCCGACCATCTGGCCAAGCAGCCTTATCTGCTGGGCGAACAGTTCACCGTGGCCGATGCCTATCTGTTCGTCACGCTGAGTTGGTGTCCTCATGTCGGCATCGATTTATCGCAGTGGCCGGTACTGAAGAGCTATTACGAAAAAATAGCCGGGCGGCCGGCCGTCCGGAAGGCGATGCAGGAACAGGGCCTCGTTTGA
- a CDS encoding DUF4870 family protein, producing MNDKPLTHQDTEKLESLKKLTALVYLCQVLTFGFAGLPLLIGLAINFAKRKEVAGTWLESHFDWQVNSVWITLAGLALSGLTLGTGIGIFILLPTLILLIYRIVVGWMALNSDKPVKAE from the coding sequence ATGAACGATAAACCGCTCACTCATCAGGATACGGAAAAACTCGAATCATTAAAGAAACTGACGGCGCTGGTCTATCTTTGCCAGGTATTGACCTTCGGTTTCGCCGGCCTGCCGCTGCTGATCGGGCTGGCCATCAATTTTGCCAAGCGGAAGGAAGTGGCCGGGACCTGGCTGGAATCTCATTTCGACTGGCAGGTCAATTCGGTATGGATCACCCTGGCCGGGCTGGCCTTGTCCGGCCTCACGCTCGGCACGGGCATCGGCATCTTCATTCTGTTACCGACGCTGATACTGCTGATTTATCGAATCGTCGTCGGCTGGATGGCGTTGAATTCGGACAAGCCGGTCAAGGCCGAGTAA
- a CDS encoding dihydroorotate dehydrogenase-like protein encodes MNRIDLSTDYLGLRLFSPLVASASPLSRSLDTAKRLEDAGAGAVVMYSLFEEELHHQEEAASRFLINAGIGHGEADSFLPFDSGYRHGLDQYLEQLAALKRTLDIPVIASLNGTSLDGWVDHGRWLEEAGADALELNIYYLCADPNESGAEVEERYLELLRALRKQVSVPISMKLSPYFSGLAHFVACLEQAGADGVVLFNRFYQPDIDLDNLQVTSQLTWSRSVDVQLPLRWVALLYGKVGLSLATTSGVHTADDALKLILAGADVTQLCSVLLEKGPGHLATIQQNMIAWLDRNEYRSIADVKGYLSRERCADPGIFDRSNYLALLDNYSRAKGVRS; translated from the coding sequence ATGAACCGAATCGATTTGAGCACCGACTATCTGGGCCTCCGGTTATTCAGCCCCTTGGTCGCCTCGGCCTCGCCCTTGTCCCGCAGCCTCGATACGGCGAAGCGGCTTGAAGACGCCGGCGCCGGGGCGGTCGTCATGTATTCCTTGTTCGAGGAAGAACTGCATCATCAGGAAGAGGCGGCTTCCCGATTCTTGATCAATGCCGGTATCGGACACGGCGAGGCCGACAGTTTCCTGCCGTTCGACAGCGGCTACCGGCACGGTCTGGATCAATATCTGGAACAACTGGCGGCATTGAAGCGGACCTTGGACATTCCCGTGATCGCCAGCCTGAACGGTACTTCGCTGGACGGCTGGGTCGATCACGGCCGATGGCTGGAGGAAGCCGGCGCCGACGCTTTGGAACTGAACATCTACTATCTTTGCGCCGATCCGAACGAGTCCGGCGCCGAGGTGGAAGAGCGTTATCTGGAATTGCTGCGGGCGCTGCGCAAACAGGTCTCGGTGCCGATCTCGATGAAACTGTCCCCTTATTTCTCGGGACTTGCGCATTTCGTTGCCTGTCTCGAACAGGCCGGAGCCGACGGCGTGGTCTTGTTCAACCGCTTCTATCAACCCGACATCGATCTCGACAATTTACAGGTCACCTCGCAACTGACCTGGTCCCGTTCCGTCGACGTCCAGTTGCCGTTGCGCTGGGTGGCTTTGCTCTACGGCAAAGTCGGGCTGTCGCTGGCGACCACGAGCGGCGTTCATACCGCGGACGATGCGCTGAAACTGATTCTGGCCGGCGCCGACGTCACGCAGTTGTGCTCGGTGTTGCTGGAAAAAGGCCCCGGCCATCTGGCGACGATCCAACAGAACATGATCGCCTGGCTGGACCGGAACGAATACCGGTCGATTGCCGACGTCAAAGGCTATTTGAGCCGGGAGCGTTGCGCCGATCCGGGCATCTTCGACCGCTCGAACTATCTTGCCCTGCTGGACAATTACAGCAGGGCCAAAGGCGTGAGGAGCTGA